A region of the Callithrix jacchus isolate 240 chromosome 10, calJac240_pri, whole genome shotgun sequence genome:
TACAAAGCTGAAGATAAAgtgagcatctttttttttttttgagacagagtttcgctcttgttacccaggatggagtgcaatggcgcgatctcggctcactgcaacctccgtctcctgggttcaggcaattcttctgcctcagcctcctgagtagctgggattgcaggcatgtgccaccacccccagctaattttttgtatttttagtagagacggggtttcaccatgttgagcaggatggtcttgatctcttgacctcgtgatccacccgcctcggcctcccagagtactgggattacaggcttgagccaccaggcccggctagtGAGCATCTTAAGAATGCAACCAACAAACTGAAGATGGCAGATTATAAATATTCAGTTGCGTAGGCCACTAGGTGTAAATTGAAGATTTACTGTACCAGCCCTGGACTTTTATTTCTCAATACTttacatgataaaaataaaaccttgctATGGTTCAAGTCATTGTAGAAGGGATTCTGTTACCTGTACTTAAATGCAACCCTTACTGAAACTAGGATTCAAGGCTCTTCACAGCCTGCACTCAACTACTCCTTTTTATCTTATCTCCCACTATTTCCTGCACTTCCAGGCATCTGTGCTTATTTATGTAATTTTGCACTGAATTCACTGTTTACCAAACACACAATGCTCTTCCATACCTCTGTGTTTGCATACATGCTCTGTGCTTTTATGTTTTCACAGAAATGACATTCCCTCATTTACTTATTGCATAAGACCCAGCTCAAATATATAGTTAACTTGCTCTTTTCTTTGTTGCAACCATACTACTTTGTTCACACCCCGGCAGTTTAAATAGTTCACTGTAATCATTTACTTACATATCTGCTTCCCCAATTAGATGATCAATCTCTTCATTGCAGGAactatgtgtttttctttatgtatcaTTAATGTTTGCTTGGCACAAGGTAACttttcaatacatattttaattaagaataaaatacaaactgaATTTAACTGAGTTTTCTGTGTACGTGTATCTGCCTTTGTCCCATCAGATATTATTCAATTATTTCTATCTTCATCAATGTGCAACTCGTAAAAAATAAGTGATAGTGCTAATGGCATCTTAAACAAATCCAGTCATCATGTTTTACTCTTCTTTATATTTCCTATATGACCAAGCACAAAACTTATCTACCAGGaacttaaaaatgtttgaatTGACTTTACAGCACCATGAAAAACACAGAAGACATTATACCTATAGAGGAAGACTGTGGACTAATCAGAAGGTCCTCTTGGACTTGTTCACTTCCTGGAACTGTCTGCTGATCACTCAGGGAACTCTGAGATGCACTGACAGGCTGGGACACTTCCTCATGGACTTCCTCGTCACTTAACCTTTCTACTTTGACCCGGACATCTTCTTCGGTACCTAAAGGCAAGGTAGTTTTTGTGCTCTCACAAGTCACATAATCAGTCATTCTTCTACCAGTCTCAGATGGGCCAGGTAATTCTAAAGTCCGGGTATTTTCTCCTTGCTTAACTTTCTCAGGCTGAATCCTTCGATCAATTCCAAAAGGAAAAGTCCAGGGAAAAGCTAAGGAAGAGTCAACTGGTtggtttctattttctgagtAGGAAGCTGAAGAATTCAGTATCTGGGGTGAACTTGTTTGTGTGCTACACTTTACAGGACTTTCAGGAGACATAACAATGTAGCTTTTACGCTTTCTCCGGGATTCTCTGCAGACAGGAATCGTTCTTTCTACCACACTGCACTCTGAGGACACGGGAGAAATGCTCCCATCTCGAGAAGTAAAATTGCAGTTAGAATTATTTTCTTGCCCAGCATCTAGACCCTTTTCAGGTTGGCTGTTGGGTGTATTCCATAAAATGCTTGATTTCATGAACTCTGAGCAGGTGCTGGCAACACTGAACATTTGCATATAGCTGGCTGCTGCTAGAACATCAATAATATTTTCTGTGTTAATCGACAGAGTGGCTGTGTAAGCATATTC
Encoded here:
- the ZBTB44 gene encoding zinc finger and BTB domain-containing protein 44 isoform X5, with translation MGVKTFTHSSSSHSQEMLGKLNMLRNDGHFCDITIRVQDKIFRAHKVVLAACSDFFRTKLVGQAEDENKNVLDLHHVTVTGFIPLLEYAYTATLSINTENIIDVLAAASYMQMFSVASTCSEFMKSSILWNTPNSQPEKGLDAGQENNSNCNFTSRDGSISPVSSECSVVERTIPVCRESRRKRKSYIVMSPESPVKCSTQTSSPQILNSSASYSENRNQPVDSSLAFPWTFPFGIDRRIQPEKVKQGENTRTLELPGPSETGRRMTDYVTCESTKTTLPLGTEEDVRVKVERLSDEEVHEEVSQPVSASQSSLSDQQTVPGSEQVQEDLLISPQSSSIGSVDEGVTEGLPTLQSTSSTNAPADDEDRSTERPSPNGPDRPFQCPTCGVRFTRIQNLKQHMLIHSGIKPFQCDRCGKKFTRAYSLKMHRLKHEVIS
- the ZBTB44 gene encoding zinc finger and BTB domain-containing protein 44 isoform X4, whose amino-acid sequence is MGVKTFTHSSSSHSQEMLGKLNMLRNDGHFCDITIRVQDKIFRAHKVVLAACSDFFRTKLVGQAEDENKNVLDLHHVTVTGFIPLLEYAYTATLSINTENIIDVLAAASYMQMFSVASTCSEFMKSSILWNTPNSQPEKGLDAGQENNSNCNFTSRDGSISPVSSECSVVERTIPVCRESRRKRKSYIVMSPESPVKCSTQTSSPQILNSSASYSENRNQPVDSSLAFPWTFPFGIDRRIQPEKVKQGENTRTLELPGPSETGRRMTDYVTCESTKTTLPLGTEEDVRVKVERLSDEEVHEEVSQPVSASQSSLSDQQTVPGSEQVQEDLLISPQSSSIGSVDEGVTEGLPTLQSTSSTNAPADDEDRLENVQYPYQLYIAPSTSSTERPSPNGPDRPFQCPTCGVRFTRIQNLKQHMLIHSGIKPFQCDRCGKKFTRAYSLKMHRLKHEVIS
- the ZBTB44 gene encoding zinc finger and BTB domain-containing protein 44 isoform X6, with protein sequence MGVKTFTHSSSSHSQEMLGKLNMLRNDGHFCDITIRVQDKIFRAHKVVLAACSDFFRTKLVGQAEDENKNVLDLHHVTVTGFIPLLEYAYTATLSINTENIIDVLAAASYMQMFSVASTCSEFMKSSILWNTPNSQPEKGLDAGQENNSNCNFTSRDGSISPVSSECSVVERTIPVCRESRRKRKSYIVMSPESPVKCSTQTSSPQILNSSASYSENRNQPVDSSLAFPWTFPFGIDRRIQPEKVKQGENTRTLELPGPSETGRRMTDYVTCESTKTTLPLGTEEDVRVKVERLSDEEVHEEVSQPVSASQSSLSDQQTVPGSEQVQEDLLISPQSSSIGSVDEGVTEGLPTLQSTSSTNAPADDEDRTERPSPNGPDRPFQCPTCGVRFTRIQNLKQHMLIHSGIKPFQCDRCGKKFTRAYSLKMHRLKHEVIS